The proteins below are encoded in one region of Elusimicrobiales bacterium:
- a CDS encoding RNA polymerase sigma factor — MATDATVCDDNEMVSDILAGESASFRRIVEKYQKPLYDLAFRMTGNVEDAQDILQTSFIKMYSSLKDYDALRSFRNWAYTIVLNQTRSHLRRKALLRFLPFSGGGEEESGELDIADNSQNTENAVAWRQLLRDLEKNLLKLPPELREPFILYHFHNITVENMAAQLGISRNAVHIRLSRARTALFKNMPALASSHGGVYETR, encoded by the coding sequence ATGGCTACAGACGCGACGGTTTGCGATGATAACGAAATGGTGTCGGATATTCTGGCGGGCGAGAGCGCGTCTTTCAGGCGCATTGTGGAGAAATATCAGAAACCGCTCTATGACCTTGCTTTTCGCATGACCGGCAATGTTGAAGATGCTCAGGATATCCTGCAAACTTCTTTCATAAAAATGTATTCCAGCCTGAAGGATTATGACGCGCTGCGTTCCTTTCGCAACTGGGCTTATACCATTGTGCTGAATCAGACGCGCAGCCATCTGCGCCGCAAGGCGTTGCTGAGATTTTTACCCTTTTCAGGCGGAGGTGAGGAGGAAAGCGGGGAGCTTGATATTGCCGATAATTCGCAGAATACTGAAAACGCTGTTGCATGGCGGCAGTTGCTGCGTGATCTGGAAAAAAATTTGCTGAAGCTGCCGCCGGAACTGCGCGAGCCGTTCATACTGTACCACTTCCATAATATCACCGTGGAGAATATGGCGGCGCAGCTTGGAATTTCCCGCAATGCCGTGCATATACGCTTGTCGCGCGCGCGGACGGCTCTTTTCAAAAACATGCCCGCGCTGGCGTCAAGTCATGGAGGCGTCTATGAAACCAGATAA